The bacterium region TGGTCATTCATCTGGCGGCCAAGGTGGGCGGGATCGGGGCCAACCGGGAAAAGCCCGGAGAATTCTTTTATGACAACCTGATGATGGGCACCCAGCTGATGGAGATAGGCCGGCAAACAGGGATCGAAAAATTCGTGGCCCTGGGGACCATCTGCTGCTACCCCAAATTCGCCCCGGTGCCCTTCAGGGAGGATGATCTCTGGAACGGCTACCCCGAGGAGACCAACGCCCCCTACGGCCTGGCTAAGAAGATGCTGCTGGTCCAGTCCCAGTCCTACCGCCAGCAGTACGGCTTCAACTCCATATTCCTGATGCCGGTGAATTTGTACGGCCCCCGGGACAATTTTGACCCCGGATCGTCCCACGTCATTCCGGCCCTGATCAAGAAGATCCGCGACGCCCAGGCTTCGGGCCAAAAGGAGATCGTGGTCTGGGGAACGGGAAAAGCCACCCGGGAATTTTTATATGTCCAGGATGCCGCCGAGGGCGTGCTGCTGGCGGCGGAAAAATACCAGAAATCCGATCCGGTCAACCTGGGGGCCGGGTTCGAGATCTCCATCAGGGAACTGGTGGAACTGATAGCCCGGCTGATGAAGTTTGAGGGGAGGATCACCTGGGACGGCACCAAGCCCGACGGCCAGCCCCGGCGGATGCTGGATACCAGCCGGGCGGAGCAGGAGTTCGGGTTCAAGGCCACCACAAATTTTGAAGCAGGATTGGGGCGGACCATAGAATGGTACCTGAAACAATAGCTGCGCCACCTTCTTTTCCCTTCCCGCCGGCCAGGATCGACCGCGCCGCAAGCGCGCAGGTGCGGAAACGGGTTGAAATATTTTTAAAAGGAGTCTGTTGGAGATGAAAAAAAACAATGACATTGGGTCGCTGGTAAGGGTATTCAATGCCTATCGGCTGCTGATCGTCCTGTGCGGAGTTGTTTTTGCAGCGGTCGGCCTGTT contains the following coding sequences:
- a CDS encoding GDP-L-fucose synthase; this encodes MGFWDNKKVVVTGGHGFLGSFLVQKLRHSGCQNIFVPDIKDYDLVDLDAVKRLYRDAKPDMVIHLAAKVGGIGANREKPGEFFYDNLMMGTQLMEIGRQTGIEKFVALGTICCYPKFAPVPFREDDLWNGYPEETNAPYGLAKKMLLVQSQSYRQQYGFNSIFLMPVNLYGPRDNFDPGSSHVIPALIKKIRDAQASGQKEIVVWGTGKATREFLYVQDAAEGVLLAAEKYQKSDPVNLGAGFEISIRELVELIARLMKFEGRITWDGTKPDGQPRRMLDTSRAEQEFGFKATTNFEAGLGRTIEWYLKQ